A window from Symbiopectobacterium purcellii encodes these proteins:
- a CDS encoding isochorismate synthase: MLDAIVTQTSNPSETPVDFSYYSTHRCVSASGIFERISQPAQTDGDNGQSLWQKIQATMARARAQGVSAPLVVGAIPFDTCRPSCLFIPLHYHFTFRQADTSLALSNSASPIATITQVNSMPDVRHFQSAVGAALRCVRQGEIRKVVLSRLLDVDVAQPIDCSAVMNNLRAQNPHAYHFSLPLPEGGILVGASPELLIRKNARRIWSNPLAGSICRHQDPQHDKLQCQQLLDSHKDQQEHRMVVDDIARHLRPLCRQLITPSAPSLLATNTMWHLSSPIEGELYQTDNSVIQLACLLHPTPAMCGTPTAAARQLIAELEPYDRGLFSGIVGWSDEHGDGEWAIIIRSAIIRQQQVRFFAGAGIVEGSDGQKEWEEIAGKMGTMLRALGLQLPG, from the coding sequence ATGTTGGATGCTATTGTAACCCAGACCAGTAACCCGTCAGAAACACCGGTAGATTTCTCTTATTACTCCACACACCGGTGTGTGAGCGCTTCGGGCATTTTTGAACGGATTTCACAACCTGCGCAAACCGACGGTGATAATGGCCAATCCCTGTGGCAAAAGATACAAGCGACCATGGCGCGAGCACGGGCGCAAGGCGTGTCCGCGCCGCTTGTGGTCGGTGCTATTCCTTTTGATACCTGTCGTCCATCCTGCTTGTTCATTCCGCTGCACTACCATTTTACCTTCAGACAGGCTGATACCTCGCTTGCATTGAGTAACAGTGCGAGCCCCATCGCTACGATCACCCAGGTGAACAGCATGCCTGACGTTCGGCATTTTCAATCTGCCGTAGGGGCTGCACTACGTTGCGTGCGTCAGGGGGAAATCCGCAAAGTGGTGTTGTCGCGTCTGCTTGATGTGGACGTCGCACAGCCAATAGATTGCTCGGCAGTCATGAACAATTTGCGGGCGCAAAACCCCCATGCTTATCACTTTTCTCTGCCTCTGCCGGAGGGGGGGATTTTAGTCGGCGCTAGTCCAGAATTGTTGATTCGCAAAAATGCGCGGCGTATCTGGAGTAACCCCTTGGCAGGCTCAATTTGTCGTCATCAAGACCCGCAGCACGATAAACTGCAGTGTCAGCAATTGCTGGATTCACATAAAGATCAGCAGGAACACCGCATGGTAGTGGACGATATTGCCCGGCATTTACGCCCTTTATGCCGTCAACTTATCACACCCTCGGCCCCTTCATTGTTAGCAACCAACACCATGTGGCACCTTTCCTCGCCTATTGAAGGTGAACTGTACCAAACGGATAATAGTGTCATACAACTGGCTTGTTTGCTGCATCCCACGCCGGCGATGTGCGGTACGCCGACGGCAGCGGCACGTCAGTTGATTGCTGAATTGGAACCCTACGATCGTGGGTTATTCAGCGGGATTGTGGGATGGAGCGATGAACACGGCGACGGTGAATGGGCTATTATCATCCGCAGTGCCATCATCCGGCAGCAGCAGGTGCGCTTTTTCGCCGGTGCCGGGATCGTAGAAGGCTCTGACGGACAAAAAGAGTGGGAAGAGATCGCGGGGAAAATGGGGACTATGCTGCGTGCGCTGGGATTACAGTTGCCGGGCTGA